The region CTGTTCCTGGCCCTTCCTGGTATGACATTCGGCACAGTCGTCCATCTTCATGCTGTCCCACGGATTAGACTTGTAACCAGCGATATTTTTACCCCAGATGTTGATGCTGTACCCCGTTAGCCTATTCCGTCGATAGGGGGGCAAATCATCGCTCTTTCCATGATCCCCATGGCATTCGCGACACTCCACTTTCCCCATCTTGACGTGTGCGATATGGGAAAAATAAACGCAATCAGGTTGCCTGTAATAAGAAAGCCAAGGGACCTCTTTCCCCTCAGCCACGTATTCCTTGAGGAATCTCGCCTCCTCCGGGTCCTCACCCAAGGGGGACTCCGGATCGTCGTGGCATTCCATGCATTTCCCGATCTTTGGGATTCCCTCGAAGGTCCCGTCCTCGCGAAAACCGTGGCAATAAAGGCACCTTTCGATTTCGGTCTCACCTTCGATCCCGATATCCGGCATGGAATGGATTGCATGGCTGAAACGAAGAGGTTGGAACTCCTTCGAATAAAGAGCCATGGGGAAAACCACCCATCCTATCAGGAGGGCGGGGACGAGGCCGGCCAAGAAGTAAACCAATCCGCTCCGCAAAGGATGGGTGACGAGATTCGAATAATAAGACAAGACCACGTGAACAAGCGTAGAGATCCACCCCCCCTTTGAAGATCCGTCAGAGGGCACTTTTTTGTTTTCCATTGGGTTAGTCCTCACAGGCAGAAAAGGTTATTGCTCAACGGGTGGGTCAGCAATCCTTGCGTATTTACCCATTCACCAATCCTTTGTCAAGGAAAAAGCCATGAATAAACCTGGAAAATCAAACAAATAAGGAGATTCCACTGCTCATCGGAGGAGGCCGCCCAGCAGCAGCCTTTCCACCGCCGCTTTTGTTGGATTTCGTCCCGGTTCGGCAGGGAGCCCGGGCACCAGTCATCTCACGGGCATTTGTGGGGTGAGTTGTCAGACTCTCCTTTCCTTTGGCGCCTCAACGACCTCCCATAGGCAAATGTCAATCAAGAGAATTTCCTCATACGTTTCCGCCTTCTTTTCGCTGCCTTGGCCTGCTTCTTCTTCCTCTGGACACTTGGCTTGTCGTAGAAGCGTCGTTCCTTTATCTCGGAGAAAAACCCCTCCTTTGTCAATTTTTTCTTAAGATCTCTGATAGCCTTTTCTATCTGATTATCCTGTACGATTACTTTCATGGTGCAATCTCTTTCATTCTAAAATCTGTTTGACGGACACCGGATCCATTCTTTTACATCTGTTCCATCCGGTATTTCTGCGGCACCGGCCGGAGGCTGAAAATGGGTACGTTTTTAAAACCCATGATGAATCTCTGCATCCGAGACCCGATCCCAAAGGCACAAACAGAAAAGCATCTCTATCCCAGAGATGCTTTCCCGGACCTTGCCTCAACGATTGTAACGGTGTCTTCC is a window of Deltaproteobacteria bacterium DNA encoding:
- a CDS encoding cytochrome c3 family protein: MENKKVPSDGSSKGGWISTLVHVVLSYYSNLVTHPLRSGLVYFLAGLVPALLIGWVVFPMALYSKEFQPLRFSHAIHSMPDIGIEGETEIERCLYCHGFREDGTFEGIPKIGKCMECHDDPESPLGEDPEEARFLKEYVAEGKEVPWLSYYRQPDCVYFSHIAHVKMGKVECRECHGDHGKSDDLPPYRRNRLTGYSINIWGKNIAGYKSNPWDSMKMDDCAECHTRKGQEQNNACFVCHK
- a CDS encoding 30S ribosomal protein S21, whose amino-acid sequence is MKVIVQDNQIEKAIRDLKKKLTKEGFFSEIKERRFYDKPSVQRKKKQAKAAKRRRKRMRKFS